The Hemitrygon akajei unplaced genomic scaffold, sHemAka1.3 Scf000033, whole genome shotgun sequence genome includes a region encoding these proteins:
- the LOC140719871 gene encoding NACHT, LRR and PYD domains-containing protein 3-like: protein MPFFKLGEINLRQKHMETLRTQTETLRVNTILMREKVKVFQLVDRYAELTVISTVRDRTLVEHELLARGRDHEEWRKKHLRKELEKIHIANLFHNSYSHSFRDKMKRFFTRLTSGCSVAMAGVPGIGKTTLVQKIVYDWATGKIYQQFHFVFCFKFRDLNSIDCRINLRELILEQYPYFGNSLRKVWKKPEGLLFIFDGLDEFKHRIDFEDSRRDTEPQHQCPDPEWRCEVSDIVYSLIQGKLLPGCSVLLTSRPAALHLLEKAEISVWTEILGFVGEERKEYFMRYFEDQTVAAAVFKHVKENEILYTMSYNPSYCWILALALGPFFTQRVRDPQRVPKTITQLYSYYTYNMLKNHGREIENPRDVLLRVGQMAFKGVSEKKIVFTDGDLIKFNLQPSQFLSGFLMELLEREDSAQSVVYTFPHLTIQEFVAAVAQFLNPHPGDILKFLTEAHNTTDGRFEVFLRFVAGLSNPMTARGLEEFLGPFAHQTTYRVIDWVKEEVKRQSGNTWSETGKRRLLNTLHYVFESQNRGLAQSALESVDTLSFSGMTLTPIDCAVLSHVIGLCDTIKDLNLENCNIQCEGIQRLGHGLHKCQELRVGKNKLGDSGVKLVSAALRNPECKIQELELGNVGLTDSGAEDLASALSTNPSLTGLSLSDNELGDSGVKLVSAALRNPECKIQKLRLNKVGLTDSGAEDLASDLITNRSLMDLDLSANTLGDSGVKLLSAALRNPECKIQRLWLTGVHLSDSGVEDLVSAIIINRLITRLNLESNWLTDRSIPALRLLILALPSLERIVLVENKFSQAGEKELMTLQESRPGLRVIFDHRNL from the exons ATGCCATTTTTTAAATTAGGGGAAATAA ATCTTCGACAGAAGCACATGGAGACTCTGCGGACacagactgaaacactgagagtgaacacgatcctgatgagggagaaggtgaaggttttccagctggttgatcgatacgctgagctcacggtcatttctactgttcgagatcggacactggtggaacatgagctgctggcaagaggcagagaccacgaggagtggagaaagaaacatctccgtaaagagctggagaaaatCCACATTGCTAATCTATTTCATAATAGTTACTCACATAGTTTTCGGGACAAAATGAAAAGATTCTTCACACGATTAACTTCGGGATGCTCGGTAGCaatggccggagtcccggggatcgggaaaacgacactggtacaaaagattgtttacgactgggccacagggaaaatataccaacaattccactTTGTCTTCTGTTTCAAATTCCGAGATTTAAACTCCATtgactgcagaataaacctgagggaactaATTCTGGAACAGTATCCATACTTTGGGAATTCACTGAGAAAGGTCTGGAAGAAACCAGAGGGAttactgtttatattcgatggtttggatgaattcaagcacagaatcgattttgaggacagtcggagagacacagaaccccagcaccagtgcccagatcccgagtggcggtgtgaagtgtctgacattgtgtacagtttaatccagggcaagctgctcccagggtgttcagtgctgctgACCTCCCGTCCCGCTgcattacatttattggaaaaggctgagATCAGTGTTTggactgaaatcctgggatttgttggtgaggaacggaaggaatatttcatgaggtattttgaagatcaaacagtggcagcagctgttttcaaacacgtgaaggagaacgagatcctgtacaccatgagctacaacccctcttactgctggatcctcgctctggcactgggccccttcttcacacaaagagttagggacccgcagcgagttcccaaaaccatcacccaactgtactcctactatactTACAACAtgctgaaaaaccacggccgtgagattgagaacccccgtgatgtgttactcagggttggtcagatggccttcaaaggagtgtccgagaagaagattgtgtttacagatggagatttgatcaagttcaatctgcagccttcacagttcctgtccgggttcctgatggagcttttggagagagaggattctgcccagagcgtggtgtacacattcccacacctcaccatccaagagtttgtagctgcagtcgcacaattcctgaatccacatcccggggatatcctgaaattcctcactgaagcccacaacacgacagatgggcgatttgaggtatttcttcgatttgttgctggtctctccaacccaatgacagctcggggacTGGAGGAATTTCTGGGTCCATTTGCGCATCAAACAACCtaccgggtgattgactgggtgaaggaggaggttaaacgccagagtggaaacacatgGAGTGAAACTGGTAAAAGgcgcctcctgaacacattgcactacgtgtttgagtctcagaatcgtggactggctcagtcCGCACTAGAATCCGTGGacacactttcattcagtggaatgacactgaccccgattgactgcgcggtcctgtctcatgtcatcggactctgtgatacaataaaagaTCTCAACCTGGAGAACtgcaacattcagtgtgaaggaatccagcggctgggacatgggctgcacaagtgccaggagttgag agttgggaagaataaactgggagattcaggagtgaaactggtgtctgcggctctgaggaacccggagtgtaaaatacaggaaCTGGA GCTGgggaatgtcggtctcacagattctggggccgaggatctcgcctccgctctcagtacaaacccatcactgacggggctGAGCCTGAGtgataatgaactgggagattcaggagtgaaactggtgtctgcggctctgaggaacccggagtgtaaaatacagaaattgcg gctgaacaaAGTCGGTCTGACAGATTCTGGGGCTGAGGATCTCGCCAGCGATCTCATTACAAATCGATCACTCATGGATCTGGACCTGAGTGCCAATACACTGGGAGATTCAGGGGTGAAACTgttgtctgcggctctgaggaacccggaatGTAAAATTCAGAGACTGTG GCTGACTGGTGTCCATCTATCAGATTCTGGCGTCGAGGATCTCGTTTCAGCTATCATTATAAACCGATTAATAACGCGGTTGAACCTGGAATCAAACTGGCTCACAGACCGATCTATCCCCGCTCTTCGCCTCCTTATACTAGCACTCCCGAGTCTGGAGCGGATCGT gctggtggAGAATAAGTTCAGTCAAGCTGGAGAGAAGGAACTGATGACTCTCCAGGAAAGCAGACCTGGACTCAGAGTGATATTTGACCATCGGAATTTGTGA